A DNA window from Drosophila virilis strain 15010-1051.87 chromosome 4, Dvir_AGI_RSII-ME, whole genome shotgun sequence contains the following coding sequences:
- the mus304 gene encoding ATR-interacting protein mus304 isoform X2: protein MAKRLGPNDKFGHAKKIKLDVSVNRGRISANTSIISEFWASDDDDDVLLATQQAEEKQRQTDRVRSRESEFAFNDFVAEDHGSTSTQEIFANDLHLPSSLNVEEIFGTDETFVFLPDARRGHNTVLAEVETGTASKWTGSSSNLATETRRQLAQERQLKFLMERVDVLKKENEKLQKDLSESNNQASAKDGEDLQFMLKPLHQEINHTNLNDDIAEWTRIVSNADKNVPKYVQTSVPLNSETLFPYNTSDFFNGVKRIEYNLE, encoded by the exons ATGGCTAAGCGGCTCGGCCCAAATGATAAGTTTGGGCATGCTAAAAAGATTAAATTGGACGTAAGCGTAAATCGCGGGCGGATCAGCGCGAACACTTCTATAATATCGGAATTCTGGGCGagtgacgatgacgatgacgttTTGTTAGCTACCCAACAAGCAGAGGAAAAGCAGCGGCAAACTGATCGCGTGCGAAGTAGAGAGAGCGAATTTGCCTTTAATGATTTTGTGGCTGAAGACCATGGCAGTACGAGTACCCaggaaatatttgcaaatgatCTGCATCTCCCATCGAGCTTGAATGTGGAAGAAATTTTTGGGACTGATgaaacttttgttttcttacCCGATGCTAGACGTGGGCATAACACAGTTTTAGCAGAGGTTGAAACTGGTACTGCAAGCAAATGGACGGGCAGTTcctcaaatctggcaacggaAACAAGACGTCAATTGGCACAAGAGCGCCAACTCAAATTTTTAATGGAACGTGTTGATGTGCTTAAAAAGGAGAATGAAAAATTACAGAAGGACCTGTCGGAGAGCAACAACCAAGCCAGCGCTAAGGATGGCGAG GACTTGCAGTTCATGTTAAAGCCTTTGCACCAAGAAATAAACCATACAAATCTAAATGACGACATAGCCGAGTGGACACGAATTGTGAGCAATGCAGATAAAAATGTACCAAAATATGTTCAGACGAGTGTTCCATTAAATTCTGAAACTCTTTTCCCATATAATACTAGTGACTTCTTTAACGGCGTCAAAAGAATAGAATATAATTTAGAATAA
- the mus304 gene encoding ATR-interacting protein mus304 isoform X1 has product MAKRLGPNDKFGHAKKIKLDVSVNRGRISANTSIISEFWASDDDDDVLLATQQAEEKQRQTDRVRSRESEFAFNDFVAEDHGSTSTQEIFANDLHLPSSLNVEEIFGTDETFVFLPDARRGHNTVLAEVETGTASKWTGSSSNLATETRRQLAQERQLKFLMERVDVLKKENEKLQKDLSESNNQASAKDGEVGLLRNELRQARKLLQASKMDKLTMAAEGEKEYNEKVGKALKQIIAKDAELKITNVEFSKLKIRNATNNERNIFKENLEPTVTDADEYRSLLRMENLSIGSPFAKQSFPKTKAPIYEYTKETRGQKKQRAFFEVELKQLLLDYAQMQSEPQSVETITGRIFMSVSRVLTEFWSYTQSLEIPQNCMLYPYHHFDLQSDQCTTMRLSLIQSVALYDMEQAVLMRRYIGTLAIICQKQSSIPQSLLTKQYGKYWVLQIIIEAITNLSYSFEVLGHFGVLEATAAFLHSLLSHVNQVKEDTYGFQLELLFNLLKQLVFTRPSPWVFRDLSACMLLCTRNNQLMTRMCVNSPSNCFVSDRVRSYYRFGPKSCLLQVYAGLLEVCFCSDLPLQPSHFKLLLALCENHVRFVYQCFTATPEFILKMVLCPSFTDDGKEDNEDMFSKVVGLHSDVTISNTTETFHGSAHNPTNLSKTSSIIVQDKVSQEIQCECYVKLCLSVVTIVYQMMYQWMLQDKKSDILQVGEISQISLHLFTLIFREYYLTCIFRDSEETTKHYLYILCNWWKSQARLLNFENVHLRFLKQLQDLQFMLKPLHQEINHTNLNDDIAEWTRIVSNADKNVPKYVQTSVPLNSETLFPYNTSDFFNGVKRIEYNLE; this is encoded by the exons ATGGCTAAGCGGCTCGGCCCAAATGATAAGTTTGGGCATGCTAAAAAGATTAAATTGGACGTAAGCGTAAATCGCGGGCGGATCAGCGCGAACACTTCTATAATATCGGAATTCTGGGCGagtgacgatgacgatgacgttTTGTTAGCTACCCAACAAGCAGAGGAAAAGCAGCGGCAAACTGATCGCGTGCGAAGTAGAGAGAGCGAATTTGCCTTTAATGATTTTGTGGCTGAAGACCATGGCAGTACGAGTACCCaggaaatatttgcaaatgatCTGCATCTCCCATCGAGCTTGAATGTGGAAGAAATTTTTGGGACTGATgaaacttttgttttcttacCCGATGCTAGACGTGGGCATAACACAGTTTTAGCAGAGGTTGAAACTGGTACTGCAAGCAAATGGACGGGCAGTTcctcaaatctggcaacggaAACAAGACGTCAATTGGCACAAGAGCGCCAACTCAAATTTTTAATGGAACGTGTTGATGTGCTTAAAAAGGAGAATGAAAAATTACAGAAGGACCTGTCGGAGAGCAACAACCAAGCCAGCGCTAAGGATGGCGAG GTGGGTCTACTCCGTAACGAACTCCGACAAGCACGTAAACTGCTTCAAGCTAGCAAGATGGATAAGCTTACAATGGCTGCTGAAGGAGAAAAGGAGTACAACGAAAAAGTTGGAAAAGctttaaagcaaataatagCCAAAGACGCAGAATTGAAAATTACAAATGTAGAGTTCTCCAAGCTTAAAATTAGAAATGCTACAAATAACGAACGAAACATATTCAAAGAAAATTTAGAGCCGACAGTCACCGATGCTGACGAATATAGGAGTTTACTTCGAATGGAAAATTTATCCATCGGTAGTCCTTTTGCAAAACAAAGTTTCCCAAAGACTAAAGCACCTATCTACGAGTACACGAAAGAAACACGCGGTCAAAAAAAGCAACGTGCATTTTTTGAAGTCGAGTTGAAGCAACTGCTTCTTGACTACGCGCAAATGCAGTCTGAGCCTCAATCAGTCGAAACTATCACAGGCCGCATATTTATGTCTGTGAGTAGAGTCTTAACAGAGTTTTGGTCCTATACCCAAAGCTTGGAGATACCACAAAACTGTATGCTTTATCCCTATCATCATTTTGATTTACAATCAGATCAATGTACAACTATGCGCTTGTCATTGATTCAGTCGGTCGCTTTATACGACATGGAACAGGCAGTCCTTATGCGTCGCTATATTGGCACGTTGGCGATAATCtgccaaaaacaaagcagCATACCGCAATCATTGCTAACAAAACAGTATGGTAAATACTGGGTATTACAGATAATAATTGAGGCGATAACAAACTTAAGTTACTCATTTGAGGTGTTAGGTCATTTTGGTGTCCTTGAAGCCACTGCAGCGTTTCTCCACAGTTTGTTAAGCCATGTTAACCAAGTTAAGGAAGATACATATGGATTCCAACTTGAATTGCTCTTTAATTTACTAAAACAATTGGTTTTCACTCGCCCAAGCCCATGGGTTTTCCGTGATCTTAGTGCATGCATGTTATTGTGCACACGAAACAACCAACTTATGACAAGAATGTGTGTTAATAGTCCAAGTAATTGCTTTGTATCAGATCGCGTTCGTTCGTATTACCGTTTTGGTCCCAAGTCGTGTTTACTACAGGTCTACGCAGGACTGCTCGAGGTTTGCTTTTGCAGCGATCTGCCTCTCCAACCTAGTCACTTCAAGCTTTTGCTTGCGCTGTGCGAGAATCATGTGCGCTTTGTTTACCAATGCTTCACAGCTACACCCGAATTTATACTGAAAATGGTTTTATGTCCATCATTTACTGATGACGGAAAGGAAGACAACGAGGACATGTTTTCTAAAGTCGTCGGATTGCACTCTGATGTAACGATTAGTAATACTACAGAAACTTTTCATGGTTCAGCGCATAACCCAACGAACTTGTCCAAAACTTCGTCAATTATAGTGCAGGACAAGGTGTCACAAGAAATTCAATGCGAATGCTATGTGAAACTTTGTCTTAGCGTTGTTACGATTGTTTATCAAATGATGTATCAGTGGATGCTTCAAGACAAAAAGTCAG ACATCTTACAAGTTGGAGAAATCTCACAGATTtcattgcatttatttacacTTATCTTTCGTGAATATTACCTCACCTGCATTTTCCGAGACTCtgaagaaacaacaaaacattatctatatatattgtgtaacTGGTGGAAGAGTCAGGCGAGGCTGTTGAATTTCGAAAATGTACATT taCGCTTTTTGAAACAATTGCAGGACTTGCAGTTCATGTTAAAGCCTTTGCACCAAGAAATAAACCATACAAATCTAAATGACGACATAGCCGAGTGGACACGAATTGTGAGCAATGCAGATAAAAATGTACCAAAATATGTTCAGACGAGTGTTCCATTAAATTCTGAAACTCTTTTCCCATATAATACTAGTGACTTCTTTAACGGCGTCAAAAGAATAGAATATAATTTAGAATAA
- the mus304 gene encoding ATR-interacting protein mus304 isoform X3, protein MAKRLGPNDKFGHAKKIKLDVSVNRGRISANTSIISEFWASDDDDDVLLATQQAEEKQRQTDRVRSRESEFAFNDFVAEDHGSTSTQEIFANDLHLPSSLNVEEIFGTDETFVFLPDARRGHNTVLAEVETGTASKWTGSSSNLATETRRQLAQERQLKFLMERVDVLKKENEKLQKDLSESNNQASAKDGEYAF, encoded by the exons ATGGCTAAGCGGCTCGGCCCAAATGATAAGTTTGGGCATGCTAAAAAGATTAAATTGGACGTAAGCGTAAATCGCGGGCGGATCAGCGCGAACACTTCTATAATATCGGAATTCTGGGCGagtgacgatgacgatgacgttTTGTTAGCTACCCAACAAGCAGAGGAAAAGCAGCGGCAAACTGATCGCGTGCGAAGTAGAGAGAGCGAATTTGCCTTTAATGATTTTGTGGCTGAAGACCATGGCAGTACGAGTACCCaggaaatatttgcaaatgatCTGCATCTCCCATCGAGCTTGAATGTGGAAGAAATTTTTGGGACTGATgaaacttttgttttcttacCCGATGCTAGACGTGGGCATAACACAGTTTTAGCAGAGGTTGAAACTGGTACTGCAAGCAAATGGACGGGCAGTTcctcaaatctggcaacggaAACAAGACGTCAATTGGCACAAGAGCGCCAACTCAAATTTTTAATGGAACGTGTTGATGTGCTTAAAAAGGAGAATGAAAAATTACAGAAGGACCTGTCGGAGAGCAACAACCAAGCCAGCGCTAAGGATGGCGAG taCGCTTTTTGA
- the Zir gene encoding dedicator of cytokinesis protein 7 produces the protein MSTAQRSFVQKVSKQPAADVRKNITMHMTSKPTNCSSVCSSTLSLTEPLDYEEFLIQNINIINRDPLKHILDFPQGDVSVKTIPRKIRTVEHIIPKANISDLPKHVQESIHCYTRPWKVVEYAQRHYSSSCCTRERIDRETISPSGYQQEFEIDRDFSSFDESFTDKSESCTPSSRQSIASLASVSSCTDTLTPRSSWASFDLRRSVNDPLIPNLLDNVPPEQIDQLNDTRRQEDRQDAFFSLYPDIENEEVVERRFPAEVPVEHIGHRIQVKCLQLKLELEVEPIFASMAIYDAKERLKVSENFYFDMNSDNLKLMLSTHVRCADVSTQSRSAIFEISYPSNDLFLVIRLEKVLQGDINNSVEPYLKEDKDKYREKVKSNAMDYCERLGKYRMPFAWTAIYLTNVFNGDNFENKDSYVGERDSSNSSGSAILGSAVSSNSLDRKSSTSSFDQLRRKANDMSGTLTRRGSLERKEKRRSWSPDDFANVVESFRPITLTVPSFFKQEADKMKDEDLYKILPELKRPSTVIKKYKCIPGSIKLEISPCVEDVTNALTPELAKIEPHNGDKLRPVKEILEFPPLPIYNPHYSYRNLLFVSPKELNFSSRAGSARNIAIRIQLMAGETPNDAVNAIFGKSSCPEFTTEAFTCVNYHNKCPSFYDEIKIALPAFIKQHHHLLFTIYHVSCQKKPHDLQLSVETPIGYTWLPLLEDGKLKVGEFNLPVMVETPPENYSFIPPNVHLPGIKWLDNHRAVFSINVDAVTSVHTLDAHLDRFFLICEYLDTRNIPSHIGECNMEAELKRCLLDIDHASRDSLVRHLPLVLDKLIELLVTTHKVGGQIMSLGSTVFEVLCLVSAQLSILNDIDQYGRQSLFSTYVQFQCKIPRPFSTKHITTNEFLSKETCSIYDNDSSTHTAALEVSPHPRVGLESNASHVRLLHEELVLQYTLSSGRVADIAMSNSWFLFELIIKSMIEHLDNSGTLNAPRKQRFSHQFNEDVASLVAVVTNKVIEYHSTDPRLAQSLNASLSFLIFDLLSIMDRGFVFGLIKIYSKLITSRNALVPDLMNYKLDFQRIVCSHEHFVALNCPFGTSYTTISAPCSPTPSTTSNTSQSSYGSIERALHADLSTEFRQQHFLIGLVLSDLATVMDVPNPQVHGKAINCIRNLLTSHDSRYDAEVRSRVASLYIPLLSIVMDTFSQLYQYLPDAQDHDRLQQIGLLEDYQGPHQTIATATISPEVAYAISGSRVYSYMSEQSKNKVPLNAENTRHLLACFLWVLKNLERTVLYRWLLGLSPHRVHQMLQVLNTCLKAFEYSGQKRMPIPKRANTHSFRKTAPTDVKEKLEECIRGTNSARYDLINRRKDRNSTEKLRWRKEHMPYRSQYSEAVTKCEPEHELSHFIEGSLSTEIALIILDSLEIVVHVATNLHHNLLGTVLKVLLHSLSRNQSTLALQNLFASQRALIFKFPNLLFEEETDICADLCLLLLKHCASQLPGIRSQAAASLYLLMRQNFEIGNNFARVKMQVTMSLSSLVGTSASFSEQSLRRALKTILVYAESDADLQETSFPEQVQDLLFNLHMILSDTVKMKEYQEDPEMLLDLMNRIAKGYQNNPDLRLTWLENMAKKHRERANHTEAAMCYIHGAALVSEYLSMLESQTHLPVGAVSFQRISPNTFMESAVSDDVLSPGEDGICLGNHFTETGLKALLEEASNSFQVAGMYEAMNEVYKILIPICEANREFHKLGKIHGKLQEAFNRIAQLQGKRVFGTYFRVGFYGAKFGDLDQQEFIYKEPTLTKLPEIFSRLQNFYADRFGPESVHIIKDSNNFDSNTLDSEKAYIQITYVEPYFETYEMRHRETYFERNFNIKRFIFATPFTKGGKAHGELHEQCKRKTILTTANHFPYVKTRIQVISRAQFQLEPIEVAIEDIQKKTLELAAATNQEPADPKILQMVLQGCIGTTVNQGPMEMASVFLSNLSDGTTVPTKHQNKLRLCFREFSKRCADALKKNRNLILSDQKDYQRELERNYERFVERLTPLITLTSVQTQGVIKINTYQNKSTPLKCVSDYFK, from the exons ATGTCGACAGCACAGAGATCGTTTGTACAAAAAGTTTCAAA GCAACCAGCGGCAGATGTGCGCAAAAACATTACTATGCATATGACGTCTAAGCCCACCAACTGCAGCTCAGTGTGTTCATCTACT CTGTCTCTCACTGAACCGCTTGATTATGAAGAATTCCTTATTCAaaacattaatattattaaccgAGATCCtttaaagcatattttggattttcCTCAAGGAGATGTGTCAGTTAAAACAATTCCGAGAAAGATTCGCACTGTCGAGCACATTATTCCTAAAGCAAATAT CTCTGACTTACCAAAGCATGTACAGGAAAGCATTCATTGTTACACGCGTCCTTGGAAAGTTGTAGAATATGCACAACGCCACTACTCAAGCTCGTGTTGTACACGAGAGCGTATTGATCGCGAAACTATTAGCCCTTCGGGCTACCAGCAAGAGTTCGAGATTGATAGAGACTTTTCCTCCTTTGACGAGTCATTCACCGATAAGAGCGAAAGTTGCACACCTAGTTCCAGACAATCTATAGCCAGCTTAGCCTCGGTTAGTTCTTGTACCGATACGCTAACTCCTCGCAGTTCTTGGGCAAGTTTTGATTTAAGGCGCTCTGTTAAtgaccctcttattccaaatttattgGATAATGTACCGCCAGAACAAATTGATCAATTAAATGACACGCGGCGGCAGGAGGATCGGCAAGATGCCTTCTTTTCCCTTTATCCGGATATTGAAAATGAAGAAGTTGTTGAGCGCAGGTTTCCCGCTGAAGTTCCAGTAGAACATATTGGTCATCGCATACAAGTTAAGTGTCTACAACTAAAGTTGGAGTTAGAAGTAGAGCCTATATTCGCATCAATGGCAATTTACGATGCAAAAGAGCGACTGAAAGTATCTGAAAATTTTTACTTTGATATGAATTCGGACAATCTGAAACTTATGTTATCAACCCATGTTCGGTGTGCCGACGTAAGCACGCAAAGTCGCTCcgcaatatttgaaatttcataTCCAAGTAATGATTTATTTCTTGTTATACGACTGGAAAAAGTTCTGCAGGGTGACATTAATAATTCTGTGGAGCCCTACCTTAAAGAGGACAAAGACAAGTACCGAGAAAAAGTAAAGTCAAATGCAATGGATTATTGTGAGCGCCTGGGAAAATATCGCATGCCTTTTGCTTGGACTGCTATATACCTAACAAACGTCTTTAATGGGGACAACTTCGAAAATAAGGACTCTTACGTTGGTGAGAGGGACTCATCGAACAGCAGTGGCAGTGCAATTTTGGGTTCTGCCGTAAGCTCAAATAGCTTAGATCGTAAGTCTTCTACTAGCAGTTTTGATCAGCTACGCCGAAAAGCTAACGATATGAGCGGTACGCTAACAAGGCGGGGTTCACTAGAACGGAAAGAAAAACGCCGCTCTTGGTCACCAGATGACTTCGCCAACGTTGTTGAAAGTTTTCGTCCAATTACTTTAACAGTGCCAAGTTTTTTTAAGCAAGAGGCagataaaatgaaagatgaaGACTTATACAAAATTTTACCCGAGCTTAAAAGGCCAAGTACagtcataaaaaaatataaatgtattccGGGATCCATAAAATTGGAAATATCACCTTGTGTTGAAGATGTTACGAATGCGTTAACACCGGAATTGGCTAAAATCGAGCCACATAATGGCGACAAACTACGCCCAGTTAAAGAAATATTGGAATTCCCCCCGCTACCCATTTATAATCCCCATTATAGCTATCGTAATCTACTATTTGTGTCTCCTAAAGAGTTAAATTTTTCATCACGCGCCGGCTCGGCTCGTAACATTGCCATTCGTATACAATTGATGGCAG GTGAAACACCAAATGATGCAGTCAATGCCATCTTTGGTAAATCGTCGTGTCCGGAATTTACGACCGAAGCATTTACATGCGTCAATTACCATAACAAGTGTCCATCATTCTATGACGAGATTAAGATTGCTCTGCCCGCTTTCATCAAGCAGCACCACCATTTATTGTTCACCATCTACCACGTATCATGCCAAAAAAAGCCACACGATTTGCAACTTTCAGTGGAAACTCCCATCGGCTACACTTGGTTACCACTTCTGGAGGATGGAAAACTAAAAGTTGGCGAATTCAATTTGCCTGTTATGGTGGAAACACCCCCGGAGAACTACTCTTTTATCCCACCAAATGTTCATCTTCCTGGAATAAAATGGCTCGACAACCATCGCGCTGTATTTTCCATTAATGTGGATGCCGTGACTTCAGTTCACACTTTGGATGCACACCTAGATCGATTTTTTTTGATCTGCGAATATTTGGACACCCGAAACATTCCTTCCCACATTGGCGAGTGTAATATGGAAGCCGAGTTAAAAAGGTGCCTACTGGACATAGATCATGCTAGTCGTGATTCACTTGTTAGGCATCTGCCTCTTGTGTTGGACAAGCTAATTGAATTGTTGGTTACTACACATAAAGTAGGAGGCCAAATTATGTCTTTGGGTTCGACTGTGTTCGAGGTGCTTTGCTTAGTTTCAGCTCAGCTTTCAATACTAAACGACATAGACCAATATGGACGCCAGAGCTTGTTTTCCACTTATGTGCAGTTCCAATGCAAAATACCGCGCCCCTTCAGTACTAAACACATCACTACCAATGAGTTCTTATCGAAGGAAACCTGTAGCATTTACGATAATGATTCAAGCACTCATACTGCTG CTCTTGAAGTGAGCCCACATCCGAGAGTGGGACTAGAATCGAATGCCAGTCATGTACGCTTGCTACACGAAGAGCTCGTCTTGCAGTACACCCTGTCTAGTGGGAGAGTGGCAGATATTGCTATGAGTAATTCATGGTTTCTCTTTGAGCTTATTATCAAATCTATGATAGAACACTTAGATAATTCAGGTACCTTGAATGCTCCACGTAAACAGCGGTTTTCACACCAGTTTAACGAAGACGTAGCCTCGCTTGTCGCAGTTGTAACCAACAAAGTAATTGAGTACCATAGCACAGACCCAAGATTAGCTCAGTCATTGAATGCAAGCTTAAgctttttgattttcgatctaCTGAGCATTATGGATCGTGGATTTGTCTTtggcttaattaaaatatactcGAAGCTTATAACATCAAGAAATGCGTTAGTACCTGATTTGATGAACTATAAACTCGACTTTCAACGAATTGTATGCAGTCACGAACATTTTGTAGCGTTAAATTGTCCTTTCGGTACTTCTTACACGACCATCTCAGCGCCTTGCAGCCCAACTCCCAGCACTACATCTAACACTAGTCAGAGTTCATAT GGATCCATTGAACGTGCGTTGCACGCCGACCTTAGTACTGAATTTCGTCAACAGCACTTTCTCATCGGCCTTGTGTTAAGCGATTTGGCCACTGTCATGGATGTGCCCAATCCTCAGGTTCATGGAAAAGCAATTAACTGCATCCGAAATCTTTTAACTTCGCATGACTCGCGGTACGATGCGGAAGTACGCTCGCGAGTAGCTTCACTCTATATACCACTGCTTTCGATAGTCATGGATACTTTTTCACAACTATATCAATATCTACCAGATGCTCAAGATCACGATCGCTTGCAGCAGATAGGTCTACTTGAAGATTATCAAGGACCTCACCAGACTATAGCCACGGCCACTATAAGCCCAGAAGTAGCATATGCTATCTCAGGTAGTCGTGTATACTCCTACATGTCGGAACAATCGAAAAACAAGGTTCCCTTGAACGCAGAGAATACGCGTCACTTGCTGGCTTGTTTCCTTTGGGTGCTGAAAAATTTGGAACGCACGGTACTCTATCGCTGGCTTCTCGGCTTAAGCCCGCATCGTGTGCACCAAATGCTGCAAGTACTTAATACATGCTTAAAAGCTTTTGAATATTCGGGTCAAAAAAGGATGCCCATCCCTAAACGGGCTAATACTCATAGCTTTCGTAAAACAGCGCCAACTGAtgttaaagaaaaattagaagaaTGCATTAGAGGAACAAATTCGGCACGTTATGATTTGATTAATCGTCGCAAAGATCGAAATTCAACGGAAAAACTTCGCTGGCGTAAGGAGCACATGCCATACCGTTCGCAGTACAGTGAAGCAGTTACCAAATGCGAACCAGAGCACGAATTAAGTCATTTTATTGAGGGTTCTCTTTCTACTGAAATTGCACTTATAATTCTAGATTCCTTAGAAATAGTAGTTCATGTGGCTACTAACCTTCATCATAATCTTCTAGGGACAGTACTAAAAGTCCTCCTGCATAGTTTATCTCGCAATCAATCGACCCTGGCattgcaaaatttatttgcttctCAACGTGCATTGATCTTTAAATTTCCAAATCTTCTGTTTGAAGAAGAAACCGATATATGCGCAGATTTATGCCTTTTACTGTTAAAGCATTGCGCATCACAATTACCAGGAATTCGTTCACAGGCAGCTGCATCGTTGTACCTGCTAATGAGACAAAACTTTGAAATTGGAAat aacttcgcaCGCGTCAAAATGCAGGTAACTATGTCACTAAGCTCTCTAGTGGGGACTAGTGCATCTTTTAGCGAACAGTCGCTTCGTCGTGcgttaaaaacaattttagtcTACGCCGAGTCCGATGCAGACTTGCAGGAAACTTCTTTTCCAGAACAAGTGCAAGATTTATTGTTCAATCTGCATATGATCCTCTCAGATACTGTAAAAATGAAGGAATACCAGGAGGACCCAGAAATGTTACTTGACCTAATGAACCGCATAGCAAAAGGGTATCAAAACAATCCAGACTTACGGCTAACATGGCTAGAAAACATGGCTAAAAAGCACCGTGAACGCGCTAATCACACCGAGGCGGCCATGTGCTACATACATGGGGCTGCCTTAGTTTCAGAATATCTTAGTATGCTGGAATCCCAAACACATTTGCCTGTCGGTGCGGTAAGTTTTCAGCGCATTTCACCAAATACGTTTATGGAGTCTGCGGTATCGGATGATGTTCTTAGTCCCGGTGAAGATGGCATATGTCTGGGCAACCACTTTACTGAGACGGGATTAAAAGCATTGCTCGAAGAGGCTTCTAATTCTTTTCAAGTCGCAGGAATGTATGAAGCTATGAACgaagtatataaaatattaattccAATCTGTGAGGCGAACCGTGAATTTCACAAGCTTGGCAAAATTCATGGCAAGCTTCAAGAAGCCTTTAATCGAATTGCACAGCTGCAG GGTAAAAGGGTGTTTGGAACATATTTTCGCGTTGGTTTCTATGGCGCCAAATTTGGAGATCTGGACCAgcaagaattcatttacaaaGAACCCACATTAACAAAGTTGCCAGAAATATTTAGCAGACTTCAG AACTTCTATGCGGATAGATTTGGTCCTGAATCGGTGCATATTATTAAGGACTCAAATAATTTTGATTCAAACACATTGGATTCAGAAAAGGCGTATATACAAATCACTTATGTCGAACCCTACTTCGAAACCTATGAAATGCGTCATCGCGAGACTTACTTTGAgcgaaattttaatataa AACGTTTTATATTTGCAACACCTTTCACTAAAGGCGGAAAAGCTCATGGAGAATTACATGAGCAATGTAAAcgaaaaacaatattaacaacaGCTAACCACTTCCCTTACGTCAAAACCCGTATCCAAGTAATCAGTAGAGCGCAATTTCAATTGGAGCCGATTGAAGTGGCAATCG AGGACATCCAAAAGAAAACACTAGAATTGGCTGCAGCTACCAATCAAGAGCCAGCCGAcccaaaaatattgcaaatggTTTTACAGGGCTGCATTGGTACTACTGTCAACCAAGGTCCAATGGAAATGGCTAGTGTATTTCTGTCAAACTTATCCGACGGCACAACCGTACCAACGAAGCACCAAAATAAATTACGATTGTGTTTTCGCGAATTTTCAAAACGGTGTGCGGATGCTTTAAAGAAGAATAGAAATCTGATATTATCGGATCAGAAGGATTATCAGCGGGAACTTGAACGTAACTATGAGCGCTTTGTGGAACGTCTAACGCCGCTTATCACACTTACTTCGGTACAAACACAAGGTGTTATAAA AATCAATACttatcaaaataaaagcacacCATTAAAATG TGTGTCGGATTATTTTAAGTAA